A DNA window from Nitrospira sp. contains the following coding sequences:
- a CDS encoding hypothetical protein (Evidence 5 : Unknown function; MaGe:77309799) — MNLIVVIVGVVADRDQYRGWSRSRYVSTILFHDGVLKMTAIHAAQDTDPHVTGCAVEIH; from the coding sequence ATGAACCTCATCGTCGTGATAGTCGGCGTCGTCGCCGACCGCGACCAGTACCGGGGTTGGTCGCGGAGCCGGTATGTTTCGACGATTCTGTTCCATGACGGAGTCCTGAAGATGACCGCAATTCATGCAGCGCAGGACACGGACCCACATGTGACCGGCTGTGCCGTCGAAATCCATTAA
- a CDS encoding putative Small-conductance mechanosensitive channel (Evidence 3 : Putative function from multiple computational evidences; MaGe:77309802): protein MEMSLSSVQSFVTTHVVPFIWTLLGAIVIWVVGSWAITLIRAALGRAMTARGMDDTLVGYLDTATSVMLKILLLVAVLGTLGVATTSFAAILAAAGVAIGMAWSGLLANFAAGVFLIVLRPFRVGDMIHAGGVTGEVKEIGIFATTLHTSDNLRVVVGNNKVFSDNIVNYSSNAFRGVDLRAQLAHGVEPTAAMARFKQAVSQIPNVLATPAPLVEIFEFNAYGTLLVVRPFCHNNHYWQVYFDTNRAIQAVCAEAGYPTPESRQAVRTV, encoded by the coding sequence ATGGAAATGAGTCTATCGTCCGTTCAAAGCTTCGTGACGACCCATGTCGTTCCGTTTATCTGGACGCTGCTCGGCGCCATCGTTATCTGGGTCGTCGGGAGCTGGGCCATCACGCTCATCCGCGCCGCACTCGGCCGCGCCATGACCGCGCGGGGCATGGACGATACGCTCGTGGGCTACCTCGATACGGCGACCAGCGTCATGCTGAAAATCCTGCTGCTCGTCGCTGTCCTCGGCACTCTGGGAGTCGCCACCACGTCGTTTGCCGCCATCCTCGCCGCCGCCGGTGTCGCCATCGGCATGGCCTGGTCGGGGTTGCTGGCCAACTTTGCCGCCGGCGTGTTTTTGATCGTGCTCCGCCCCTTCCGCGTCGGCGACATGATTCACGCCGGTGGCGTGACCGGCGAAGTCAAAGAAATCGGCATCTTTGCCACCACCCTCCACACCAGCGACAATCTGCGCGTGGTAGTCGGCAATAACAAAGTCTTCTCCGACAATATCGTGAACTATTCAAGCAATGCCTTTCGCGGTGTAGACCTGCGGGCCCAACTCGCACATGGGGTCGAGCCGACCGCGGCGATGGCCAGATTCAAGCAAGCCGTCAGCCAAATCCCCAATGTGCTCGCGACACCCGCGCCGCTCGTCGAGATCTTCGAATTCAATGCCTACGGCACGCTGCTCGTAGTCCGCCCGTTTTGCCACAACAACCACTACTGGCAAGTCTACTTCGACACCAACCGCGCCATCCAAGCCGTCTGTGCGGAAGCCGGCTATCCGACGCCCGAATCCCGCCAGGCGGTTCGAACCGTCTGA
- a CDS encoding Biotinlipoyl2 domain-containing protein (MaGe:77309795), whose protein sequence is MAMPSQPSDSAPLRKLPPLRSNLEFLRSAPTPDGVPTWTIVDPVRTRYFQIEWPVYQMIQRWNAGTMEQLHEAMQRETTCPTTIDDVEDLVKFLYTNNLTVQSASGKHTDYQTQAQAGDQHWLMWLVHHYLFIKIPLVHPHEFLKRTLPFVAPFYTAAAAWLFGSLGLIGLVLVGRQWDTFVSTFLYFFNWRGAMLYSLSLCAVKVVHELGHAYTATRFGCRVPTIGVAFMVMMPVLYSDVSDSYRLTSTRKRLLIAAGGVIAELGLAAIALALWGFLPEGTVRSIAFIVATTSLIMSLAVNLNPLMRFDGYYVIADGLGIPNLQDRAFAFGQWRLRGLLFGDRSAPPENLSAGLRHTLVAYAWAIWLYRLVLFTGIAVMVYHYFFKALGILLFLVEIGWFIALPIAREVTGWWKSRARYGASPRAWITAGCLCLILSLAFIPFPTRVSVPAVLQATSYATVYAPTAGRILQLHLQNGQSVRAGDALVTLENPAIEKERRLAETKVAMWEFRLGRQAGHADDRAQRQVIAESLTAGLAELAGLEAKQDHLTLKAPITGIIRDREESLMPNRWIDEQVPIAYIMDPDRREVEGLVPVDELAFVETGRPARFIPDDLSRSAIEARVSEVAEVDQYVLASPYLASVYGGDVPVRKDDKGRLRPETSVYRVRFTVMEPASAADQAVTGHVLLDGQPSSLARRTWDHTVAVLLRESGF, encoded by the coding sequence ATGGCTATGCCAAGTCAGCCGAGCGACTCGGCTCCATTACGAAAGCTTCCCCCGCTGCGATCGAATCTAGAGTTCCTTCGAAGCGCGCCGACCCCTGACGGGGTCCCGACCTGGACCATCGTCGATCCCGTCCGCACCCGCTACTTCCAAATCGAATGGCCGGTCTATCAAATGATTCAGCGCTGGAACGCCGGCACGATGGAGCAGCTCCATGAGGCGATGCAGCGCGAGACGACTTGCCCCACGACGATCGACGATGTTGAGGATCTGGTCAAGTTCCTTTACACGAACAACCTCACGGTGCAGTCGGCCAGTGGGAAGCATACCGACTATCAGACTCAGGCGCAGGCGGGCGATCAGCATTGGCTGATGTGGCTGGTCCATCACTACCTGTTCATCAAGATCCCCCTCGTCCACCCGCATGAGTTTTTGAAAAGGACGCTGCCGTTTGTGGCCCCGTTCTACACCGCGGCCGCGGCCTGGCTGTTCGGGAGTCTCGGGCTCATCGGTCTGGTGCTGGTGGGGCGCCAATGGGACACGTTTGTGTCGACCTTCCTCTATTTCTTTAATTGGCGAGGAGCGATGCTCTACAGCCTCTCGCTTTGCGCTGTCAAAGTGGTCCACGAGCTTGGCCATGCCTATACCGCCACCCGTTTCGGCTGTCGCGTTCCCACCATCGGGGTCGCCTTCATGGTGATGATGCCGGTTCTGTATTCCGACGTCTCCGATTCCTATCGGCTGACGTCCACCCGCAAGCGCCTGCTGATCGCGGCCGGCGGTGTGATCGCCGAACTTGGATTGGCCGCGATCGCCCTGGCGCTCTGGGGGTTCTTGCCGGAGGGGACGGTCCGGAGCATCGCCTTCATCGTGGCTACCACCAGCCTCATCATGAGCCTGGCGGTGAATCTCAATCCGTTGATGCGATTCGACGGGTACTATGTGATCGCCGACGGACTCGGCATTCCCAACTTGCAAGACCGCGCGTTTGCATTCGGTCAATGGCGTCTGCGCGGCCTGTTGTTCGGCGACCGGAGTGCGCCTCCGGAAAACCTGTCGGCCGGCCTTCGACATACTCTGGTTGCTTACGCCTGGGCGATTTGGTTGTACCGGCTGGTGCTCTTCACCGGAATCGCCGTGATGGTGTACCACTATTTCTTCAAAGCCTTGGGGATCCTGCTTTTCCTCGTCGAGATCGGCTGGTTTATCGCCTTGCCGATCGCTCGGGAGGTGACAGGCTGGTGGAAGAGCCGCGCACGGTATGGGGCTTCCCCCCGAGCCTGGATCACGGCAGGGTGCTTGTGTCTGATCCTGTCATTGGCGTTCATTCCGTTTCCCACGCGGGTATCCGTTCCCGCAGTCCTGCAAGCGACCTCGTACGCGACGGTCTATGCCCCCACGGCTGGGCGCATCCTGCAGCTGCATCTGCAGAACGGGCAATCCGTCCGCGCCGGCGATGCGCTCGTGACGTTGGAAAACCCTGCCATCGAGAAAGAGCGACGGTTGGCGGAAACGAAGGTGGCGATGTGGGAATTTCGGCTGGGACGCCAGGCCGGTCACGCCGATGATCGTGCCCAACGCCAAGTGATCGCTGAATCGCTGACCGCTGGACTAGCGGAACTCGCCGGGCTTGAGGCCAAACAGGATCATTTGACGTTGAAAGCCCCCATAACGGGTATCATCCGGGATCGGGAGGAGTCGTTGATGCCCAATCGCTGGATCGACGAACAGGTCCCAATCGCTTACATTATGGATCCCGACCGTCGGGAAGTCGAAGGTCTGGTGCCTGTCGATGAACTCGCCTTTGTGGAAACAGGCCGGCCGGCACGCTTCATTCCAGACGATCTGTCACGCTCTGCAATCGAAGCTCGTGTCAGTGAAGTGGCCGAAGTCGATCAGTATGTTCTGGCGAGCCCCTATCTGGCGTCCGTCTATGGTGGTGACGTGCCGGTTCGCAAGGATGACAAGGGGCGCCTCCGTCCTGAGACGTCTGTCTATCGGGTTCGCTTCACGGTGATGGAGCCCGCCTCCGCCGCCGATCAGGCGGTGACTGGCCATGTCCTGCTCGATGGGCAGCCATCGAGCCTGGCCCGTCGTACCTGGGACCACACGGTGGCCGTGCTCTTAAGAGAAAGCGGGTTCTAG
- a CDS encoding HlyDD23 domain-containing protein (MaGe:77309797) — protein sequence MRQLRLISGAAVLALAGWLCATPVSWSKGERPAPGMRLNGGGMRGIVKAATQAVLYAQVQGRINQVPYKEGERFEKGATLVQLECDKYKAELAAVTAEHEGKEKTARNNRELTKLNAVSTLELEISEADAKKAAAAIRVAEVNVRGCQIAAPFAGRVAGVMVNEFENVFPNDKLVSVLDDRSLEIELVVPSSSLAWLRRKAPFTFVVDETQRGYPARVKAIGANVDPASQTVKIVGTFNKLPGDLIAGMSGTAQFPLAQP from the coding sequence ATGCGGCAACTGCGGCTTATTAGCGGCGCAGCTGTATTGGCGTTGGCTGGGTGGCTGTGCGCCACGCCTGTGAGCTGGTCGAAAGGCGAGCGCCCGGCGCCGGGCATGCGCCTGAACGGCGGGGGGATGCGGGGCATCGTCAAGGCGGCGACACAAGCGGTGCTGTACGCCCAGGTGCAAGGCCGCATCAATCAAGTGCCGTACAAAGAAGGAGAGCGCTTTGAAAAAGGGGCCACGCTGGTCCAGTTGGAATGCGATAAGTACAAAGCCGAACTGGCCGCGGTGACGGCTGAACATGAAGGCAAAGAGAAGACGGCTCGAAACAATCGCGAGCTGACGAAACTGAATGCTGTCAGCACGCTGGAATTGGAGATATCCGAAGCCGATGCGAAGAAGGCGGCGGCGGCGATCAGAGTGGCCGAAGTCAATGTGCGGGGCTGCCAGATCGCGGCCCCGTTTGCCGGTCGCGTGGCGGGCGTGATGGTGAATGAATTCGAGAACGTCTTCCCGAACGACAAGCTGGTGAGCGTGCTCGACGACCGGAGTTTGGAAATTGAATTGGTCGTCCCGTCGTCGTCGCTGGCCTGGTTGCGCCGCAAGGCGCCCTTTACGTTCGTGGTGGATGAAACTCAGCGAGGGTATCCGGCCAGGGTCAAGGCGATCGGCGCCAATGTGGATCCGGCCAGCCAGACGGTCAAGATCGTGGGGACGTTCAATAAATTACCAGGCGATCTTATCGCCGGGATGAGCGGCACGGCGCAATTTCCCCTGGCCCAACCCTGA
- a CDS encoding HlyDD23 domain-containing protein (MaGe:77309796): MATATEPTPQQIPTLIHLAVLTHLEGQIREAKTVRELHFLAVNETRRLIPYTQAFLLSASRPNDPYQVASASSVAVVDRHAPLIQWLEAVGQYLRESDHSQQPAVVTEDLLPAELRQGWREFVTGQVLWCPLTHPDETLLGAWWFEREFNWQENDIAIVHRLASSYAYAWKALATRARRWSTNIKKPAWWLFPAAIVAILCLPIRLSAIAPVKIMAKAPVIVSAPMDGVIADMRVPPNHPVQAGATLFRFEDTALRNQFHVAEKQLAVARAEHQQAVQSGFTDPQRKADAPLKEAEADLRQTELDYAKEMLDQVEVAASRAGIALYSDPSDWVGRPVKVGERIMEIADPKQMELRIDLPVADAIVLKDGAEAIVFLNALPLESFAATVQHASYHAEVLPGDILAYRVTAQLAQPDQRIRIGWQGTAKVYGERGPLAYLLLRRPLTALRQWVGY; encoded by the coding sequence ATGGCAACCGCAACGGAACCGACTCCGCAACAAATCCCCACACTGATTCACCTTGCAGTCCTGACTCATCTCGAAGGGCAGATTCGCGAGGCCAAGACCGTTCGAGAGCTGCATTTTCTCGCGGTCAATGAAACGCGCCGGCTCATTCCCTACACCCAGGCTTTTTTACTGTCCGCCTCGCGCCCGAACGATCCGTACCAGGTTGCCAGTGCCTCTAGTGTGGCGGTGGTGGACCGCCATGCCCCGTTGATTCAGTGGCTGGAAGCGGTCGGGCAATACCTTCGCGAGAGTGACCACAGCCAGCAGCCCGCGGTGGTGACGGAGGATCTCCTCCCGGCGGAGTTGCGCCAGGGCTGGAGAGAGTTTGTGACGGGGCAGGTCTTGTGGTGTCCGCTCACGCATCCCGACGAGACCCTGCTTGGCGCCTGGTGGTTCGAGCGCGAATTCAACTGGCAGGAGAACGACATCGCGATCGTTCACCGGCTCGCCAGCAGTTATGCCTACGCCTGGAAAGCGCTTGCAACGCGAGCGCGGCGTTGGTCAACGAACATCAAGAAACCGGCCTGGTGGCTGTTTCCTGCTGCCATTGTCGCGATCCTCTGTCTGCCCATCCGCTTGTCGGCGATTGCCCCGGTCAAGATCATGGCGAAGGCCCCGGTGATTGTGAGCGCGCCGATGGACGGCGTCATCGCGGATATGCGGGTTCCGCCGAACCACCCCGTGCAGGCGGGCGCCACGCTGTTCCGATTCGAGGATACGGCGCTGCGGAATCAATTCCATGTGGCGGAGAAACAGCTGGCCGTCGCGCGGGCTGAGCACCAGCAGGCCGTGCAATCCGGTTTCACCGACCCGCAACGCAAGGCGGATGCGCCGCTCAAAGAGGCCGAAGCCGATCTCCGGCAGACGGAACTCGACTATGCGAAGGAAATGCTGGATCAAGTCGAAGTGGCGGCGAGCCGGGCCGGCATCGCCTTGTACTCGGATCCGTCGGACTGGGTGGGACGACCGGTCAAGGTCGGAGAACGGATCATGGAAATCGCCGACCCGAAACAGATGGAGCTGCGCATCGACCTCCCTGTGGCCGACGCAATTGTGTTGAAGGACGGCGCAGAGGCCATCGTGTTCCTGAATGCCCTCCCCCTGGAGTCGTTTGCCGCGACCGTCCAGCATGCGAGCTATCACGCGGAGGTCTTGCCCGGAGACATCTTGGCGTACCGGGTCACCGCTCAGCTGGCCCAGCCGGATCAGCGCATCCGCATCGGCTGGCAGGGGACGGCCAAGGTGTATGGGGAACGGGGCCCATTGGCCTATCTCCTCCTCAGGCGCCCGTTGACCGCGTTGCGACAATGGGTCGGATACTGA
- a CDS encoding Response regulator (MaGe:77309800) has translation MASILVIDDDEALRLLLREILEADGHQVREAANGREGLALYRAQPADLVITDILMPEQNGMEVILELTREFLDARVIAMTAAAGKQNFLSVAKLFGARHVLQKPFEVDHIRRLVAYTLAH, from the coding sequence ATGGCATCCATTCTAGTCATCGACGACGATGAAGCCTTGCGACTCTTATTGCGGGAAATATTAGAAGCCGACGGCCATCAGGTTCGGGAAGCCGCCAATGGACGCGAGGGGCTGGCCCTGTACCGGGCACAGCCGGCCGATCTGGTGATCACCGATATTCTGATGCCGGAGCAGAACGGGATGGAAGTGATTCTGGAGCTCACCCGGGAATTCCTCGACGCCCGCGTCATCGCCATGACCGCCGCGGCAGGCAAGCAGAATTTCTTGAGTGTCGCCAAACTCTTCGGCGCCCGGCATGTTTTGCAGAAGCCGTTCGAGGTCGACCACATTCGCCGCCTGGTGGCCTACACGCTGGCTCACTAA
- a CDS encoding Sodium:solute symporter (MaGe:77309803) — translation MLAGFVALYLLCSVGIGLYAAVRVQNTKDFAVAGRSLPLPVVTATVFATWFGAEAVLGISATFVKDGLRGVVADPFGSSLCLILAGLFFAPRFYRMNLLTVGDFYRLRYGRAVEVLCTLAVVASYLGWVAAQFKVLGLVLNVVTAGEISPSLGMIAGALIVLTYTTFGGMFSVAILDFVQITVIMGGLLYIGAIVSGLAGGVETVIAHAANAGKLDFFPPASFNAWIPFLGAWVTMMFGSIPQQDVFQRITSAKNEATAVRGSLLGGTLYFAFCFIPMFLAYAATLIDPARFLALLETDSQLVLPTLILEHTPIAAQIVFFGAVLSAVMSCSSATLLAPSVALSENIFKPMAARLNDAELLRMMRMVLVAFAAVVLAIALWSDASIYALVVSTYKVTLVVAFIPLLAGLYWSKATTQGAIVAIVSGFASWVGFELFSPADAVWPPQLVGLLAAAGGMLAGSWASEARRERVRLDS, via the coding sequence ATGCTGGCCGGATTTGTCGCGCTCTATCTGCTCTGTTCCGTCGGGATCGGTCTTTACGCGGCCGTGCGCGTGCAGAACACGAAAGATTTCGCGGTGGCCGGACGGAGTTTGCCGCTGCCGGTGGTGACGGCAACAGTCTTCGCCACCTGGTTCGGCGCCGAGGCGGTGCTTGGCATTTCCGCGACATTTGTGAAAGACGGGCTGCGGGGTGTCGTCGCCGATCCCTTCGGTTCCAGCCTCTGCCTTATTCTCGCCGGGCTCTTTTTCGCGCCACGGTTCTATCGCATGAATCTCCTGACGGTCGGAGACTTTTACCGCCTGCGATATGGCCGCGCGGTCGAAGTGCTCTGCACGCTCGCGGTCGTGGCGTCGTATCTCGGCTGGGTGGCGGCGCAGTTCAAGGTGTTGGGCCTGGTGCTGAATGTGGTGACGGCGGGGGAGATCAGCCCGTCGCTGGGCATGATCGCCGGCGCGCTCATTGTGTTGACGTACACGACTTTCGGCGGCATGTTTTCTGTGGCCATTCTGGATTTTGTGCAGATCACGGTCATTATGGGCGGACTGCTGTACATCGGCGCCATCGTCAGCGGACTGGCGGGCGGTGTCGAGACCGTCATCGCGCATGCAGCCAACGCCGGCAAGCTCGATTTCTTTCCTCCGGCGAGTTTCAACGCGTGGATTCCGTTTCTCGGCGCCTGGGTCACGATGATGTTTGGGTCGATCCCGCAACAAGATGTGTTTCAGCGCATCACCTCGGCGAAAAACGAAGCAACGGCGGTGCGCGGGTCCCTGCTGGGCGGGACGTTGTATTTCGCTTTCTGCTTTATTCCGATGTTTCTGGCCTACGCCGCCACCCTGATCGATCCGGCGCGTTTTCTGGCGTTGCTGGAAACCGACTCGCAGCTAGTGCTTCCGACGCTGATTCTTGAGCATACGCCGATCGCGGCGCAGATCGTCTTCTTCGGCGCGGTTTTGTCGGCGGTGATGAGTTGCTCCAGTGCGACGTTGCTGGCGCCGTCCGTGGCCCTCAGTGAAAACATCTTCAAGCCGATGGCCGCTCGATTGAACGATGCGGAACTGCTGCGGATGATGCGGATGGTGCTGGTTGCGTTTGCGGCGGTGGTGCTGGCGATTGCGCTCTGGTCGGACGCCAGCATTTATGCGCTGGTGGTGAGCACGTATAAGGTGACGCTCGTGGTCGCGTTCATTCCGCTCCTGGCCGGACTCTATTGGTCGAAGGCCACGACGCAAGGGGCCATTGTGGCCATCGTGAGTGGGTTTGCCAGCTGGGTGGGATTCGAACTATTCAGTCCTGCCGATGCCGTGTGGCCGCCGCAGTTGGTGGGATTGCTCGCTGCGGCGGGCGGGATGCTTGCCGGGTCGTGGGCTTCCGAGGCGCGCAGGGAGCGAGTCCGCCTGGATTCCTGA
- a CDS encoding ABC-F family ATP-binding cassette domain-containing protein (MaGe:77309801) — protein MPPIMLLSCESISKSFGVKPLFSDLSIGLAEGDRVGLIGPNGSGKSTLLKILAGLEDPDDGTRSLRRHVRLSYVPQESAFPSDATIEDVLAQALRDDGLDPHDERGRIARAVSLGEFPDTDHPVRTLSGGWKKRLAIARSLLMEPDVLMMDEPTNHLDVEGILWLEQLLKSEARAYLVISHDRRFLESVAERMVELNRIYPQGMFEAPGRYSDFLEAREANLQAQANEHATLANKVRREVEWLRRGPKARTTKAKARIDAAGALINDLADRDSRRELAPAGIDFTASGRKSKQLIVAQQLGKKLGSRQIVTDLELILGPGQRLGLLGPNGSGKSTLMKLLAGTLKPDTGTVTRADKLRIVTFEQHRESLDQQVSLRRSLAPAGGDSVIYQDRSIHLVSWAKRFLFRPEQLDLPVSRLSGGEQARLLIARLMLQPADVLMLDEPTNDLDIPTLDVLEDNLLEFPGALILVTHDRWLLDRVSTMMLALDGTGKAEWFADFAQWEAAQERGAARGNSGSAGPAPTRAASQNGPKPKQSRKGLSHSEQKEWDKIEGLIVKAEAAVTASQAATEDPAVMSDATALQTRYAALAEAQANVERLYARWTELEEKRALA, from the coding sequence ATGCCCCCTATAATGCTCCTAAGCTGTGAGTCCATCAGCAAAAGCTTTGGCGTCAAGCCGCTCTTTTCAGATTTGTCGATCGGGTTGGCCGAGGGAGATCGCGTCGGACTCATCGGTCCGAACGGATCGGGGAAATCCACGCTGCTCAAAATTTTAGCTGGCCTCGAAGACCCCGACGACGGCACCCGCTCCCTGCGCCGCCACGTCCGCCTCAGCTATGTGCCGCAGGAGTCCGCCTTCCCTTCCGATGCCACCATCGAAGACGTGCTGGCTCAGGCCCTCCGCGACGACGGCCTCGATCCGCATGACGAACGCGGTCGAATCGCCCGGGCCGTCAGCCTGGGAGAATTTCCCGACACCGATCATCCGGTCCGCACCCTCTCCGGCGGATGGAAGAAGCGCCTCGCCATCGCCCGATCGCTCCTCATGGAACCGGACGTGCTGATGATGGACGAGCCAACCAACCATTTGGATGTCGAAGGGATTCTCTGGCTTGAACAGCTACTAAAGTCTGAAGCCCGCGCCTATCTGGTCATCAGCCATGACCGGCGCTTTCTGGAATCGGTGGCTGAACGAATGGTCGAGCTCAATCGGATTTACCCGCAGGGCATGTTTGAAGCCCCTGGCCGCTACAGCGACTTCCTCGAAGCGCGCGAGGCCAATCTTCAAGCCCAGGCAAATGAACACGCGACCCTCGCCAATAAAGTCCGCCGCGAAGTCGAATGGCTGCGCCGCGGCCCCAAAGCGCGCACCACCAAAGCCAAAGCCCGCATCGACGCGGCCGGCGCGCTGATCAACGACCTAGCGGACCGCGACAGCCGCCGCGAGCTGGCCCCGGCCGGAATCGACTTCACCGCCTCCGGGCGCAAATCCAAACAATTGATCGTGGCCCAGCAGCTCGGCAAGAAGCTGGGATCCCGACAGATCGTCACCGATCTCGAACTCATCCTGGGTCCCGGCCAGCGCCTAGGCCTGCTCGGCCCGAACGGCAGCGGGAAATCGACGCTGATGAAACTGCTGGCCGGCACATTGAAGCCCGATACCGGCACCGTCACCCGCGCCGATAAGCTCCGAATCGTCACTTTCGAGCAGCATCGCGAGTCGCTGGATCAACAGGTCTCTCTCCGCCGATCCCTCGCTCCCGCAGGCGGAGACTCGGTGATTTATCAAGACCGTTCGATTCATCTGGTGTCCTGGGCCAAGCGCTTTCTCTTCCGGCCCGAGCAGCTCGACCTCCCCGTGTCGCGGCTCTCCGGCGGCGAACAGGCCCGGCTCTTGATCGCGCGGCTCATGTTGCAGCCGGCCGATGTGCTCATGCTGGACGAGCCGACGAACGATTTAGACATCCCGACTCTCGATGTACTGGAAGACAACCTTCTGGAATTTCCGGGCGCGCTGATTCTCGTGACACACGACCGCTGGCTGCTCGATCGCGTCTCCACGATGATGCTGGCGCTGGATGGAACCGGCAAGGCCGAGTGGTTCGCCGATTTTGCCCAATGGGAAGCGGCCCAAGAGCGAGGGGCCGCGCGAGGCAACAGCGGCTCAGCGGGTCCTGCCCCCACTCGCGCCGCGAGCCAGAACGGCCCCAAACCAAAACAGTCACGCAAGGGGCTGTCCCATTCGGAGCAAAAAGAATGGGACAAGATCGAAGGATTGATCGTCAAGGCGGAAGCTGCCGTCACCGCCAGCCAAGCCGCGACAGAAGATCCAGCCGTCATGTCCGACGCCACCGCCTTGCAAACCCGTTACGCCGCATTAGCGGAAGCCCAGGCCAATGTCGAACGCCTCTACGCACGTTGGACCGAGCTAGAAGAGAAACGCGCCCTCGCCTAG
- a CDS encoding Transporter (MaGe:77309798) codes for MLTGCMVMPSPVTKEEIQGRISQDLRAVMTGQEPIEQPMDLYDAIARALRYNLDAKVKAMQQALAHQQLNVAHYSLLPQLAVNAGFDGRNNFSGGAARSLLDGRPVLEPFTSSDKNVFSGNLSLSWDVLDFGLSYIRAQQAGDNVMIAEEEKRKIAVRLLQDVRSAYWRAVTSERLLPQVQQLDDMVDKSLAQTQLIFDRKLQSPLTSLNYRRDMLNVRREVQKLMRELSTAKLQLASLIGLPPGVYFEVRQPVRSTTVPPVNLDAESLERQALLFRPELRVIDYQKRINVKEAKATLLELFPSMKLQFGGYYNSNSFFLYQNWLNYAAQVSWNLLGVFRVPAKYKAIEAHRAVLDAQSLALTMTILTEVHVGAAQFMLAKDELGNAKQYWETQQAIADHTRSLWLTNSTNDLVLLREKVNQILAEVRLDVAQAGVETAYATIRSAIGEEAVPPAGVDQSLSELAESLRRLWEPLPVRSQSLLQDKEVHAATAAY; via the coding sequence ATGTTGACCGGTTGCATGGTCATGCCATCTCCTGTGACGAAAGAAGAGATCCAGGGGCGTATTAGCCAAGATCTTAGGGCGGTGATGACGGGGCAAGAGCCGATTGAGCAACCGATGGATTTGTACGATGCCATTGCCCGGGCGCTCCGCTACAACTTGGACGCGAAAGTAAAAGCCATGCAGCAGGCGCTGGCGCATCAGCAATTGAATGTGGCGCACTACTCGCTGCTGCCGCAACTGGCGGTGAATGCCGGGTTCGATGGCCGGAATAATTTCAGCGGCGGTGCCGCGCGGTCGTTGCTCGACGGCCGGCCGGTACTCGAACCCTTCACTTCATCGGATAAGAACGTGTTCAGCGGCAATCTGTCTCTCAGTTGGGATGTGCTGGATTTCGGGCTGTCCTACATTCGCGCCCAACAAGCCGGCGACAACGTCATGATTGCGGAAGAAGAAAAGCGGAAGATCGCCGTGCGGCTCTTGCAGGATGTGCGGAGCGCCTACTGGAGGGCGGTGACCTCGGAACGGCTGCTCCCGCAAGTGCAGCAGCTTGACGACATGGTGGATAAGAGCTTGGCGCAGACCCAGCTTATCTTTGACCGGAAACTTCAGTCGCCGCTGACGTCGCTGAACTACCGCAGGGATATGTTGAATGTTCGGCGCGAGGTGCAAAAGCTCATGCGCGAATTGAGCACGGCCAAATTGCAACTCGCCTCTTTGATCGGTCTGCCTCCCGGTGTTTATTTTGAAGTGCGGCAGCCGGTTCGTTCGACAACGGTGCCGCCGGTGAATCTGGATGCGGAGAGCCTCGAGCGGCAAGCCTTACTGTTTCGCCCCGAGTTGCGGGTGATCGATTATCAAAAGCGGATCAATGTAAAGGAAGCGAAGGCGACGCTGCTGGAATTGTTTCCCAGCATGAAGCTGCAGTTTGGAGGCTACTACAACAGCAACAGCTTTTTTCTTTATCAGAACTGGCTGAACTATGCGGCGCAGGTGAGCTGGAATCTTCTGGGCGTGTTTCGCGTGCCGGCCAAGTATAAGGCGATCGAGGCCCACCGCGCCGTGCTGGATGCGCAGAGTTTGGCGTTGACCATGACGATCCTGACCGAGGTGCATGTGGGAGCGGCCCAATTCATGTTGGCCAAGGACGAACTGGGCAATGCCAAACAATATTGGGAGACGCAACAGGCGATTGCCGACCACACTCGCAGTCTGTGGCTGACGAACAGCACGAATGACTTGGTGCTGTTGCGCGAAAAAGTGAATCAGATCTTAGCGGAAGTCCGCCTCGATGTGGCGCAGGCCGGAGTCGAGACGGCGTACGCCACGATTCGGTCCGCCATCGGCGAAGAAGCGGTGCCACCGGCCGGCGTCGATCAGAGCCTGTCGGAATTGGCCGAGTCATTGCGGCGTCTCTGGGAGCCGCTGCCTGTTCGCAGTCAGAGCCTCTTGCAGGACAAGGAGGTCCATGCGGCAACTGCGGCTTATTAG